One Candidatus Methylacidithermus pantelleriae genomic window carries:
- the rplT gene encoding 50S ribosomal protein L20, producing MARVTNAPASRKRRKRILVAAKGFRGRRSKLYRYAKDALFKARYWAYRDRKTRKRVFRALWIARINAAARAQGLTYSRLMERLRKSGVEIDRKNLAFLAYQEPQVFAQLVEAVR from the coding sequence ATGGCTCGAGTGACCAATGCACCGGCCTCGCGAAAACGGCGGAAGCGGATTCTTGTTGCGGCCAAGGGTTTTCGGGGTCGTCGTAGTAAACTCTATCGCTACGCCAAGGACGCTCTTTTTAAGGCTCGTTATTGGGCGTATCGGGATCGAAAAACGCGGAAACGAGTCTTCCGGGCGCTGTGGATTGCCCGGATCAATGCGGCAGCCCGCGCGCAGGGGCTTACGTATAGTCGGCTGATGGAACGGTTACGGAAGTCAGGTGTGGAAATCGATCGGAAGAATCTTGCTTTTCTTGCGTATCAGGAGCCGCAGGTTTTCGCCCAGCTCGTAGAGGCAGTACGGTAG
- the rpmI gene encoding 50S ribosomal protein L35, which translates to MPKPIARSKTKKAVAKRFKVSKRGYVLASRAGRRHLAASKNRKRKRRLKRWGRIDSVEEPRVLRCLPFGRS; encoded by the coding sequence ATGCCGAAACCCATTGCCAGGAGTAAGACGAAAAAGGCCGTTGCCAAGCGTTTTAAAGTGAGTAAGCGAGGTTATGTGCTTGCCTCTCGAGCTGGGAGGAGGCATCTGGCGGCTTCCAAGAATCGGAAACGCAAGCGGCGGCTCAAGCGCTGGGGGAGGATCGATTCTGTGGAGGAGCCAAGGGTTCTCCGGTGTCTTCCTTTTGGTCGTTCCTAA
- a CDS encoding 1-deoxy-D-xylulose-5-phosphate reductoisomerase, whose protein sequence is MKKRIILLGSTGSIGENALRVARSLPDRVEIVGLAAGSNHELLWRQYQEFRPQAVALYDLQAAHALAKLLPREVPCLAGPEGLCHLVETLEADLVLVAIVGTAGLRPTLAAIRTGKDIALASKEVLVMAGAIVTAALHKYGRRLLPVDSEHNAIFQCLEGRNREELRRIILTASGGPFRSTPKEALAHVTQTEALTHPTWKMGRKITVDSATLFNKGLEVIEAHWLFGVGIDQIEVVIHPQSIVHSLVEWVDGSVLAQLSVSDMRLPIQYALTYPDRLPTEVAPLNLVQVGSLTFEAPDPERFPALELARQAARSGGTFPCVLNAANEVAVQSFLQGSLSFADIPRCVQEVMEQHRAVAHPCLEEILEVDRWARAQAEKWVKERAILVREPKK, encoded by the coding sequence ATGAAGAAGCGCATCATCCTCCTCGGATCCACGGGTTCCATTGGCGAAAATGCACTCCGGGTGGCCCGGTCGCTTCCGGACCGGGTGGAGATCGTGGGACTGGCTGCCGGCTCGAACCACGAGTTACTCTGGCGGCAGTACCAGGAGTTTCGTCCCCAGGCCGTGGCTCTTTACGATTTGCAAGCTGCCCACGCGCTGGCCAAACTGCTTCCAAGGGAAGTACCTTGCCTGGCTGGTCCGGAGGGGCTCTGCCATTTGGTGGAAACTCTGGAGGCAGACCTTGTGCTGGTGGCCATTGTGGGTACCGCTGGGCTCCGGCCGACGCTTGCGGCGATTCGAACGGGGAAGGATATCGCGCTGGCAAGCAAAGAGGTTCTGGTTATGGCCGGGGCCATTGTGACGGCTGCGCTCCACAAGTACGGGAGAAGACTTTTACCTGTTGATAGCGAGCATAATGCCATTTTTCAATGCTTGGAGGGCCGGAATCGGGAGGAGCTTCGGCGGATTATTTTGACGGCTTCGGGGGGGCCTTTCCGGTCTACTCCGAAGGAAGCGTTGGCGCACGTGACCCAAACGGAAGCTTTGACGCATCCCACCTGGAAGATGGGTCGCAAGATCACGGTCGACTCCGCGACGCTTTTTAACAAGGGACTTGAGGTGATTGAAGCGCATTGGCTTTTTGGTGTGGGGATCGATCAGATTGAGGTGGTGATCCATCCCCAGAGTATCGTCCATTCGCTGGTGGAGTGGGTGGATGGAAGCGTTTTGGCTCAGCTTTCCGTCTCTGACATGCGGCTGCCGATCCAGTATGCCCTAACCTATCCGGACCGTTTGCCCACCGAGGTGGCCCCCCTTAACTTAGTTCAAGTGGGAAGTTTAACCTTTGAGGCGCCTGACCCAGAGCGCTTTCCAGCTCTGGAGCTGGCCCGGCAGGCGGCCCGCAGTGGGGGTACGTTCCCCTGCGTGCTTAATGCAGCCAATGAGGTTGCCGTCCAGTCCTTCCTTCAAGGCAGCTTATCCTTTGCGGACATTCCCCGGTGTGTCCAGGAGGTCATGGAGCAGCACCGGGCGGTCGCGCATCCTTGCTTGGAAGAGATCCTGGAGGTCGACCGTTGGGCGCGGGCCCAAGCAGAGAAGTGGGTGAAAGAGCGGGCGATATTGGTAAGGGAGCCGAAAAAGTGA
- the thrS gene encoding threonine--tRNA ligase: MKEKRVSPLDPEEEKVRHSAAHILAMAILRFWPEAQFAAGPPVEGGFYYDVELPHRISPEDFPKLEEEMRRIIAARLPFVRRVVSRKEAWELAERGRLAALGERPYPSHYKLDILKSIPPEEPISLYWTGEFVDLCAGPHVEHTGEIGAVRLTHVASAYYRGDPKNPQLQRVYGVAFRTQQELDQYCQNLEKARQRDHRKLGKELDLFEIDELVGPGLVLWKPRGAIIRQELQQFLSEELEKRGYQQVVTPHVARLELYQISGHFPYYKESQFPPIVDPETLAKLAGEDASCAQLSNWLEEGKVEGFLVKPMNCPMHIRIFASRPRSYRELPMRLAEFGTVYRWEKSGELTGLSRVRGFTQDDAHIFCMPQQVEGEIRGCLELVQKVLQTLGMSDYRVRLGLRKEGAEKYVGTRENWDKAERALRTVAQELGIPYQEEPGEAAFYGPKIDFLVRDAMGRQWQLGTVQVDYNLPERFELVYTGPDNAPHRPVMIHRAPFGSLERLVAMLLEHFGGALPLWLAPEQVRIVPVTDQELAYARERCQELLDYRIRATVEEGRETLRAKIRLAIVQKVPYVCIVGKNECARCQVSVRGYRSGDLGVMDWPVFVKRLLAERASRSCSLA, encoded by the coding sequence ATGAAGGAAAAGCGCGTTTCCCCGTTAGATCCAGAAGAAGAGAAAGTACGACACTCGGCCGCGCATATTCTTGCGATGGCCATTTTACGGTTTTGGCCGGAGGCCCAGTTTGCTGCGGGTCCGCCCGTGGAAGGAGGGTTTTACTACGATGTCGAACTCCCTCACCGGATTAGCCCGGAGGATTTCCCCAAGCTAGAAGAGGAAATGCGGCGGATCATTGCCGCTCGGCTGCCCTTTGTCCGGCGCGTGGTAAGCCGCAAGGAAGCCTGGGAGCTAGCTGAGCGAGGCCGGTTGGCGGCCCTGGGGGAACGGCCGTATCCGAGCCACTACAAGCTAGACATTCTCAAGTCCATTCCCCCGGAAGAACCCATCAGCCTTTACTGGACCGGGGAATTTGTCGACCTGTGTGCTGGGCCCCATGTGGAACATACCGGCGAAATTGGTGCCGTTCGGCTGACCCATGTGGCCAGCGCCTATTACCGGGGTGATCCCAAAAACCCGCAGCTGCAGCGGGTCTATGGGGTTGCGTTTCGAACGCAACAAGAGCTTGATCAATACTGCCAGAACCTGGAAAAAGCTCGCCAGAGAGACCATCGGAAGCTAGGCAAGGAACTGGATCTTTTTGAGATCGATGAACTGGTAGGCCCTGGGCTAGTTCTTTGGAAGCCCAGGGGTGCGATCATTCGCCAGGAGCTTCAGCAGTTTCTGTCCGAGGAGCTGGAGAAACGAGGCTACCAGCAGGTCGTTACACCTCATGTGGCGCGGCTGGAACTTTACCAGATCTCCGGGCATTTCCCCTACTACAAGGAAAGCCAGTTTCCCCCGATAGTGGATCCGGAGACACTTGCGAAACTGGCAGGGGAAGACGCCAGTTGTGCCCAACTCAGTAACTGGCTGGAAGAAGGAAAGGTGGAGGGGTTTTTAGTAAAACCCATGAATTGCCCGATGCACATCCGCATTTTTGCTTCCCGGCCTCGCTCCTATCGGGAGCTTCCCATGCGGCTAGCAGAGTTTGGGACCGTGTACCGGTGGGAGAAATCGGGGGAACTAACGGGTTTGTCGCGGGTTCGAGGTTTCACGCAGGACGATGCGCATATCTTTTGCATGCCCCAGCAGGTAGAAGGGGAAATCCGGGGGTGTTTGGAGCTGGTTCAGAAGGTTCTTCAAACGCTAGGGATGAGCGATTATCGTGTTCGGCTTGGCCTGCGAAAGGAAGGAGCGGAAAAGTATGTCGGAACCCGGGAAAATTGGGACAAGGCGGAACGGGCGCTCCGAACTGTCGCGCAAGAGTTGGGGATCCCCTACCAAGAGGAGCCGGGCGAAGCTGCCTTTTACGGCCCCAAGATCGACTTTCTGGTACGGGACGCGATGGGCCGCCAGTGGCAGCTGGGAACCGTTCAGGTGGATTACAACTTACCGGAACGGTTTGAGCTTGTCTATACCGGTCCGGATAACGCGCCTCACCGTCCGGTCATGATCCACCGGGCGCCCTTTGGGTCGTTGGAGCGGCTGGTTGCCATGCTCTTGGAACATTTTGGAGGGGCTCTTCCCTTGTGGCTAGCTCCCGAACAGGTGCGGATCGTTCCTGTTACGGACCAGGAGCTTGCCTATGCCCGGGAGCGTTGCCAGGAGCTTCTCGACTATCGCATTCGGGCAACGGTAGAAGAGGGGAGGGAAACCTTGCGCGCAAAGATTCGACTTGCGATTGTCCAGAAGGTCCCCTATGTGTGTATCGTTGGTAAAAACGAGTGTGCGCGGTGTCAGGTTTCTGTCCGAGGCTACCGATCGGGGGATCTGGGAGTGATGGACTGGCCGGTTTTTGTCAAGCGCTTGCTTGCTGAGCGTGCTTCTCGTTCCTGTTCTTTAGCCTGA
- the infC gene encoding translation initiation factor IF-3: protein MLRANHQIRAKEVFVIDSSGKPMGVMKLPDALAAARKQGLDLVEVAPNANPPVCRILDYGRYRYEKEKRERDSKKKVAASKLKELQLHLNIHPHDYQIKLRQAESFLCKGMKVKLNMLLRGRENLHQDLALSFMQKVRQDLAHVGTADDDPRASGRSIWLTLNPLPEQKRVRKYTLEESGANEAGSSPGS, encoded by the coding sequence GTGCTCCGGGCTAATCATCAGATTCGTGCGAAGGAGGTTTTCGTCATTGACTCAAGCGGGAAACCCATGGGGGTCATGAAACTTCCCGATGCCCTGGCGGCTGCGCGCAAGCAAGGACTGGATCTTGTGGAAGTGGCCCCGAACGCCAATCCTCCGGTATGCCGCATTTTGGATTACGGCCGGTATCGCTATGAGAAGGAAAAGCGCGAGCGGGACTCTAAAAAGAAGGTCGCGGCTTCGAAGCTCAAGGAGCTCCAGCTCCATCTTAATATCCATCCCCATGACTACCAGATTAAGCTGCGCCAGGCAGAGTCGTTTCTCTGCAAAGGCATGAAAGTAAAGCTCAATATGTTATTGCGTGGTCGGGAAAACCTGCATCAAGATCTGGCTCTTTCCTTCATGCAAAAGGTTCGTCAGGATTTGGCCCATGTGGGAACGGCTGACGACGATCCTCGCGCTAGTGGTCGTTCCATCTGGTTGACGTTGAACCCGTTGCCCGAACAAAAAAGGGTGCGAAAATACACCTTGGAGGAGTCGGGAGCCAACGAAGCCGGGTCCTCACCGGGCTCTTAG